A window of the Candidatus Eisenbacteria bacterium genome harbors these coding sequences:
- a CDS encoding cold-shock protein: MARGTVKWFNDNKGYGFITPEEQQQDVFVHFSSIEGSGFRTLHEGDQVEFEVKPSERGNEAAHVVKV, translated from the coding sequence ATGGCGCGTGGCACCGTGAAGTGGTTCAACGATAACAAAGGTTATGGATTCATCACCCCGGAGGAGCAGCAACAGGACGTCTTCGTACACTTCTCCTCCATCGAAGGTAGCGGCTTCAGAACCCTCCACGAGGGCGACCAGGTGGAGTTCGAGGTCAAACCCAGTGAACGAGGGAATGAAGCAGCGCACGTCGTGAAAGTCTGA
- a CDS encoding phosphoribosylaminoimidazolesuccinocarboxamide synthase, with product MLSTKDAISHVDLPGIEPWRRGKVRAVYEAGPERLIIVASDRLSAYDHVLPTPIPNKGRVLTELSIFWFETLKSAAPHHFISGRPAEYPAPFERHAALLEGRSMLVRRAERIDIECVVRGYLTGSGWKEYKRDGTVCGLALPKGLKDGSRLDPPIFTPATKEDTGHDQNISFERMTEITGREVAEALRTRSISIYEEARAHAWARGLVLADTKFEFGRVDGALTLIDEVLSPDSSRYWDRAEYEAGRLVSFDKQFVRDWLDHSGWNHEPPAPALPEDVVSKTSACYLEAMRRLTERG from the coding sequence ATGCTGAGCACCAAGGACGCGATTTCACACGTGGATCTGCCCGGCATCGAGCCGTGGCGACGCGGCAAGGTGCGAGCCGTGTACGAAGCCGGCCCCGAGCGTCTGATCATCGTGGCGAGCGACCGGCTGTCGGCGTACGACCATGTTCTGCCCACGCCCATTCCGAACAAGGGCCGCGTGCTGACCGAGCTGTCGATCTTCTGGTTCGAGACCCTGAAGAGTGCTGCGCCTCACCACTTCATCAGCGGGAGGCCCGCGGAGTATCCCGCGCCATTCGAGCGGCACGCCGCCCTGCTCGAAGGCCGCAGCATGCTGGTGCGGCGCGCCGAGCGCATCGACATCGAGTGCGTGGTGCGCGGCTACCTCACCGGATCCGGATGGAAGGAGTACAAGCGGGACGGCACCGTATGCGGCCTCGCGCTGCCCAAGGGACTGAAGGACGGCTCGCGTCTCGACCCGCCGATCTTCACCCCGGCCACCAAGGAGGATACGGGGCACGATCAGAACATCTCGTTCGAGCGCATGACCGAGATCACGGGGCGCGAGGTCGCCGAGGCCCTGCGGACCCGCAGCATCTCGATCTACGAGGAGGCACGGGCTCACGCATGGGCGCGTGGCCTGGTGCTGGCCGACACCAAGTTCGAGTTCGGCCGGGTGGACGGTGCACTGACGCTGATCGACGAAGTGCTCTCTCCGGATTCCTCCCGCTATTGGGACCGCGCGGAATACGAGGCCGGCCGGCTGGTCTCCTTCGACAAGCAGTTCGTGCGCGACTGGCTGGATCATTCGGGCTGGAATCACGAGCCCCCCGCGCCGGCGCTGCCCGAGGACGTGGTGTCGAAGACCAGCGCGTGTTACCTCGAAGCCATGCGGCGGCTCACGGAGCGCGGATGA
- the guaA gene encoding glutamine-hydrolyzing GMP synthase, whose translation MTLTADPPATKSPARSTRDRAARAVASERVVILDFGSQYTNLIARRVREAGVYSEIVPGTTPVGEIAAMRPHALILSGSPASGYRDQAPLPDPGIYRLGKPLLGICYGFQATAHLTGGRLAKADAAEYGTATFVIDRRSPLFAGVPKRFRAWMSHGDEVQALGEDWVPVAHTANCAFAAAFHRVHPYHLIQFHPEVVHSPFGKRVIHNFLFRIAKLRGGWSMKSFLRRAVADIRAQVGDGHILCGLSGGVDSTVVATLCHRAVGRRLVCVLVDHGLLRQGEAEEVARELGEKRKLQLVVVDARERFLAKLANVTDPERKRKIIGAEFIAVFEEEAKKHGPVEFLAQGTLYPDVIESASAGFGAQVIKTHHNVGGLPERMHLRLIEPLRLLFKDEVRELGRELGLPDHLVDRHPFPGPGLAVRTLGAVNAEDLEVLRRADAIYIEELRRSSWYDKTWQAFAVLLPVSTVGVKGDERSYERVIALRAVNSEDGMTADWTRLPESLLARVASRIANEVRGVNRVVFDITSKPPATIEWE comes from the coding sequence ATGACCTTGACCGCGGACCCACCAGCGACGAAATCACCCGCCCGGAGCACCCGGGATCGCGCCGCGCGCGCCGTGGCCTCCGAGCGCGTGGTGATCCTCGACTTCGGATCGCAGTACACCAATCTGATCGCGCGGCGCGTGCGGGAGGCCGGGGTGTACTCCGAGATCGTGCCGGGCACCACACCGGTTGGCGAGATCGCCGCCATGCGTCCCCATGCGCTGATCCTGTCCGGCTCGCCGGCCAGCGGATACCGCGATCAGGCGCCTCTGCCCGATCCCGGCATCTACCGCCTGGGCAAGCCGCTGCTCGGCATCTGTTACGGATTCCAGGCCACCGCTCACCTCACCGGCGGTCGCCTGGCGAAGGCCGATGCCGCCGAATACGGCACCGCCACGTTCGTCATCGATCGGCGATCGCCGCTCTTCGCCGGCGTGCCCAAGCGCTTCCGCGCCTGGATGAGCCACGGCGACGAAGTGCAGGCGCTCGGCGAGGACTGGGTCCCCGTCGCCCATACCGCGAATTGCGCGTTCGCGGCCGCGTTCCACCGCGTCCATCCCTACCACCTGATCCAGTTCCACCCCGAGGTCGTGCACTCGCCGTTCGGCAAGCGAGTGATCCACAACTTCCTGTTCCGGATCGCGAAGCTCAGGGGCGGCTGGAGCATGAAGAGCTTCCTGCGCCGCGCCGTGGCCGACATCCGCGCTCAGGTCGGCGACGGGCACATCCTGTGCGGCCTCTCGGGCGGGGTCGACAGCACGGTGGTCGCCACCTTGTGCCATCGCGCGGTCGGTCGCCGGCTCGTGTGCGTGCTGGTCGACCATGGTCTGCTGCGCCAGGGCGAGGCCGAAGAAGTGGCGCGCGAGCTGGGTGAGAAGCGCAAGCTCCAGCTCGTCGTGGTCGATGCGCGGGAGCGGTTCCTCGCGAAGCTCGCGAACGTCACCGACCCCGAGCGCAAGCGCAAGATCATCGGCGCCGAGTTCATCGCCGTCTTCGAAGAGGAAGCGAAGAAGCACGGGCCGGTCGAATTCCTGGCCCAGGGGACGCTCTATCCCGACGTGATCGAAAGCGCCTCGGCGGGCTTCGGCGCGCAAGTCATCAAGACCCATCACAACGTCGGCGGGCTTCCGGAGCGCATGCACCTCAGGCTCATCGAGCCGCTGCGGCTCCTCTTCAAAGACGAGGTGCGCGAGCTGGGTCGCGAGCTCGGCCTGCCGGATCATCTCGTCGACCGCCATCCTTTCCCCGGGCCGGGGCTGGCCGTGCGCACGCTCGGAGCGGTCAATGCCGAGGATCTCGAGGTGCTGCGCCGCGCCGACGCCATCTACATCGAGGAGCTGCGGCGCTCGTCGTGGTACGACAAGACCTGGCAGGCATTCGCCGTGCTGCTGCCGGTCTCGACGGTGGGGGTCAAGGGTGACGAACGCTCCTACGAGCGGGTGATCGCGCTCCGCGCCGTCAACAGCGAGGACGGCATGACCGCCGACTGGACGCGGCTTCCCGAATCGCTCCTGGCCAGGGTCGCGAGCCGGATCGCGAACGAAGTGCGCGGCGTGAACCGGGTGGTGTTCGACATCACGTCGAAGCCGCCCGCCACCATCGAGTGGGAGTAG
- a CDS encoding DUF494 family protein yields the protein MSDQGDREAVQRLLGVLARHLEDFFEGDELALESLGAALEDSEFTADQIQSAVLTLKSLAGSRSAAAQAPADPPGRSAQRVLSDQERGSMSPEAWGYLLDLRRRGSLDAGQFECVLDRLAASGVRPIGVEMAHDMAVRVAFGAGAVTDGSLGESDVAH from the coding sequence ATGAGCGACCAGGGCGATCGCGAAGCCGTGCAGCGCCTGCTCGGCGTTCTCGCGCGCCACCTCGAGGACTTCTTCGAGGGAGACGAGCTGGCGCTCGAGTCGCTGGGCGCGGCGCTCGAGGACTCCGAGTTCACCGCCGACCAGATCCAGTCGGCGGTGCTCACCCTGAAGAGCCTGGCAGGAAGCCGCTCCGCGGCGGCTCAGGCCCCGGCGGATCCCCCCGGCCGCAGCGCGCAGCGCGTGCTGAGCGATCAGGAGCGCGGCTCGATGAGCCCCGAGGCCTGGGGCTACCTGCTCGACCTCCGGCGCCGCGGGTCGCTCGACGCGGGCCAGTTCGAGTGCGTGCTCGATCGTCTCGCCGCGAGCGGTGTGCGCCCGATCGGCGTCGAAATGGCGCACGACATGGCGGTGCGCGTCGCGTTCGGCGCCGGGGCCGTGACGGATGGTTCGCTTGGCGAAAGCGACGTCGCGCACTGA
- the purH gene encoding bifunctional phosphoribosylaminoimidazolecarboxamide formyltransferase/IMP cyclohydrolase, which yields MTWPRAALLSLSDKSGAVEFARALAARGTRIVASGGTAQHLRQAGIEVTAVEEWTGFPELLGGRVKTLHPHVHGPILARRSEPGDLAALAERGVEPIDLVAVTLYPFEQKAATLDEAGAVEEIDIGGVALLRAAAKNYADVIVVHDPAQYADVLRALETGVTTDQRRTWALQTFARTARYDAAIGAELARRLAPDDPPPLHLMALERVRALRYGENPHQAAALYRRTGDRNALHAEREGKELSYNNLLDLHSAVLLAFELADPACVIVKHNQPCGAATAETVGQAYEAALAADPQSAFGGIVAFNRAVDVDVARALARQFVEVVSAPEFSKDAESALMEKKQLRIVRMTAKDLSSTDPWSVRLLGPWALLEREDRDAAPAWRCVTRSTPSDEEMEGLRFAWKVVASARSNAVVLARGPRLIGLGSGQTSRVDAVDVALMKARRAGHDPMGAVLASDGFFPFADNIEHAAAAGIKAIVQPGGSKRDAEVIAACDTHGVAMMFTDRRVFRH from the coding sequence ATGACCTGGCCGCGGGCCGCGCTGCTGTCACTCTCGGACAAGAGCGGCGCGGTCGAGTTCGCGCGCGCGCTGGCCGCGCGCGGGACGCGCATCGTGGCGTCGGGAGGCACCGCTCAGCACCTGCGCCAGGCAGGGATCGAGGTGACCGCGGTGGAGGAGTGGACCGGATTCCCCGAGCTGCTCGGCGGCCGCGTGAAGACGCTGCACCCTCACGTGCATGGTCCGATCCTGGCGCGGCGCTCCGAGCCGGGGGACCTGGCGGCGCTGGCGGAGCGCGGCGTCGAGCCCATCGATCTCGTGGCGGTCACGCTCTATCCGTTCGAGCAAAAGGCCGCGACGCTCGACGAGGCGGGCGCGGTGGAGGAGATCGACATCGGCGGCGTCGCGCTGCTGCGCGCGGCGGCGAAGAACTACGCCGACGTCATCGTGGTCCATGATCCGGCTCAGTATGCCGACGTCCTGCGCGCGCTCGAGACGGGAGTGACCACGGACCAGCGGCGCACCTGGGCGCTGCAGACCTTCGCTCGGACCGCCCGCTACGACGCGGCGATCGGCGCCGAGCTGGCACGGCGCCTCGCGCCCGACGATCCGCCGCCGCTCCATCTGATGGCGCTCGAGCGCGTGCGAGCGCTGCGATACGGCGAGAACCCGCATCAGGCGGCCGCTCTCTATCGCCGGACAGGGGACCGGAACGCGCTTCATGCAGAACGTGAAGGGAAGGAGCTTTCCTACAACAATCTCCTGGACCTCCATTCGGCCGTCTTGCTGGCCTTCGAGCTGGCCGACCCGGCCTGTGTGATCGTCAAGCACAACCAGCCATGCGGCGCGGCCACCGCTGAAACCGTGGGCCAGGCCTACGAGGCGGCGCTGGCCGCCGATCCGCAGTCGGCCTTCGGAGGGATCGTCGCCTTCAACCGCGCGGTGGACGTGGACGTCGCACGGGCGCTCGCCCGGCAATTCGTCGAGGTGGTCTCGGCGCCCGAGTTCTCCAAGGATGCCGAGAGCGCGCTCATGGAAAAGAAGCAGCTGCGGATCGTCCGGATGACGGCGAAAGACCTGTCCTCCACCGATCCCTGGAGCGTGCGCCTGCTCGGACCCTGGGCGCTGCTCGAGCGCGAGGACCGGGACGCCGCTCCCGCGTGGCGTTGCGTCACACGAAGCACCCCCAGCGACGAGGAGATGGAAGGGCTGCGCTTCGCATGGAAGGTCGTGGCGAGCGCGCGCTCGAACGCCGTGGTCCTGGCGCGCGGCCCCCGACTGATCGGTCTGGGCTCCGGCCAGACCAGCCGGGTCGATGCCGTGGACGTGGCCTTGATGAAGGCCCGCCGAGCCGGACATGATCCGATGGGCGCGGTGCTGGCGAGCGACGGCTTCTTTCCCTTCGCCGACAACATCGAGCACGCTGCCGCGGCCGGGATCAAGGCCATCGTCCAGCCCGGCGGATCGAAGCGAGACGCCGAGGTGATCGCGGCCTGCGACACCCACGGCGTAGCCATGATGTTCACCGACCGACGAGTCTTCCGGCATTGA
- a CDS encoding tetratricopeptide repeat protein, with amino-acid sequence MSPRPLPSSGSFEAFVDLAKGGQHLQALEKLARALADQPLHAQVRGAAVEALSRIGRMAEAASDLGSAVRALEEAARIAPRYADVHYQLARLQIQSRQTAAARKSLASALRINPGYVAARVELALLDAREGQLGEAIETLRHLDLGRSPHEPRLFHRGIESLEHADWQQAESLLRQALHLDEPGLSETLEEVRTRMNRGDRASAARLIRETLVKHPGYVDLHCLLGIAELEDGHLDDAIATLAHALELHPDYHAARVQLARALEASGDLAQAEEQVALVLEVDPQNPQALELSERWGRWHRRRRRPSATPRKAS; translated from the coding sequence ATGAGTCCTCGTCCGCTGCCGTCTTCAGGATCGTTCGAAGCTTTCGTCGACCTGGCCAAGGGCGGCCAGCATCTCCAGGCGCTCGAGAAGCTGGCTCGCGCGCTGGCCGACCAGCCGCTGCACGCGCAGGTGCGCGGCGCCGCGGTCGAAGCGCTGAGCCGCATCGGCCGCATGGCCGAAGCCGCTTCGGATCTGGGCTCCGCGGTGCGAGCCCTGGAAGAGGCGGCGAGGATCGCTCCGCGCTACGCCGACGTGCACTACCAGCTGGCGCGACTCCAGATCCAGAGCCGCCAGACCGCGGCCGCGCGCAAGAGCCTGGCGTCGGCGCTGCGGATCAATCCCGGATACGTGGCCGCGCGCGTGGAGCTGGCCCTGCTCGACGCGCGCGAAGGCCAGCTGGGGGAAGCGATCGAGACGCTGCGACACCTCGATCTTGGACGCTCGCCGCACGAGCCGCGGCTCTTCCACCGCGGCATCGAGAGCCTCGAGCACGCCGATTGGCAACAGGCCGAGTCGCTGCTCCGCCAGGCCTTGCATCTGGATGAGCCAGGACTGAGCGAGACGCTCGAGGAGGTGCGGACACGGATGAACCGGGGCGATCGCGCATCCGCGGCGCGATTGATTCGCGAAACCCTGGTGAAGCACCCGGGCTATGTCGACCTGCACTGCCTGCTCGGTATCGCGGAGCTGGAAGACGGCCACCTGGACGACGCCATCGCCACGCTGGCCCACGCGCTCGAGCTCCATCCCGACTATCACGCGGCGCGCGTGCAGCTGGCTCGCGCCCTCGAGGCATCGGGGGACCTGGCGCAGGCCGAAGAGCAGGTGGCCCTGGTCCTCGAAGTGGACCCCCAGAATCCCCAAGCGCTGGAGTTGTCGGAGCGTTGGGGACGCTGGCACCGCCGGCGGCGGCGTCCCTCGGCCACGCCGCGCAAAGCCTCTTGA
- the secA gene encoding preprotein translocase subunit SecA, with protein sequence MLETLMKSVFGSKHERDRRRVQPIVEEINRVYDSFQGLTDDQLRAKTTEFRGRLAEALKDVSDPEERKRIERETLDDLLPEAFAAVKLACARLVGKTWPVVGIPISWDMIPYDVQLIGGVMLHEGRIAEMATGEGKTLVATMPLYLNALTGRGAHLVTVNDYLARRDSEWMGEVYKFLGLTVGCIQNQMDPPTRRLQYQCDITYGTNNEFGFDYLRDNMAVRPEHRVQRGFVYAIVDEVDSVLIDEARTPLIISGPVEHSDQGFDDLKPLVERLVKAQNAMVVGWLAEAEGQLAEAEKGGDAGLTLLRVQRASPKHKRFLKLLSEQPGVKKLITTTELEYLRDKRMHEVDEALLYAIDERNRNVDLLERGREQMSPQDPERFVVPDLTGQLSALEGDEELDPAAKVQRRDEIYRAYAAKNEKIHNVQALLKAYSLYERDVEYVVQDGKVLIVDEFTGRLMPGRRYSEGLHQAIEAKEGVRVEGETQTLATITLQNFFRMYEKLAGMTGTAETESREFWEIYKLDVSIIPTNKPIHRADHDDVVYRTKREKYNALLEEIASCHERGQPALVGTISVEVSELLSRMLKRRGIKHNVLNAKYHQQEAEIVASAGQRGSVTIATNMAGRGTDIKLGAGVADLGGLHILGTERHESRRIDRQLRGRAGRQGDPGSSRFYLSLEDDLMRLFGSERISGLMQRMGVEEGEVIEHPWVTSSIGRAQKRVEAHNFDIRKHLLEYDNVMNQQRTVVYEMRNKALTSEDMSETVLDAIEDVVRDRIAKITGGAEAHREEWNLKSLADELSFLLMRPIALTDLETTDYEELEEKVVASAEAAYRARETEFGAPVLRDLERHLYLYTLDEHWRDHLYELDHLKGGIGLRAYGQRDPLIEYKKEAFNLFDTLLRETNEDFVQRFFRVQLVPEAEAMVERRPSPRRMVEQHAAAEAFGGGLPAEGAEASETRAPRAAPAPAATVRAAPRVGRNDPCPCGSGKKYKKCHMPIDQGVGSGA encoded by the coding sequence ATGCTCGAAACCCTCATGAAGTCGGTGTTCGGCTCGAAACACGAGCGGGACCGCCGGCGGGTTCAGCCGATCGTCGAAGAGATCAACCGGGTCTACGACTCCTTCCAGGGCCTGACCGACGATCAGCTCCGCGCCAAGACCACGGAGTTCCGAGGCCGTCTCGCCGAGGCTCTGAAGGACGTTTCCGATCCCGAAGAGCGCAAGCGCATCGAGCGCGAGACGCTCGACGACCTGCTCCCCGAGGCCTTCGCCGCGGTCAAGCTGGCCTGCGCGCGGCTGGTCGGAAAGACCTGGCCGGTGGTCGGCATCCCGATCAGCTGGGACATGATCCCCTACGACGTGCAGCTGATCGGCGGCGTGATGCTGCACGAGGGACGGATCGCCGAAATGGCCACCGGCGAAGGCAAGACCTTGGTGGCGACCATGCCGCTCTACCTCAATGCCCTGACCGGGCGCGGCGCGCACCTCGTCACCGTCAACGACTACCTGGCGCGGCGTGACAGCGAGTGGATGGGCGAGGTCTACAAGTTCCTCGGTCTCACCGTGGGCTGCATCCAGAACCAGATGGATCCGCCGACGCGCCGCCTCCAGTACCAGTGCGACATCACCTACGGCACCAACAACGAATTCGGCTTCGACTACCTGCGCGACAACATGGCGGTGCGCCCGGAGCACCGCGTCCAGCGTGGGTTCGTGTACGCGATCGTCGACGAAGTCGATTCCGTGCTCATCGATGAGGCGCGAACGCCGCTCATCATCAGCGGTCCGGTGGAGCACAGCGATCAGGGCTTCGACGATCTGAAGCCGCTGGTGGAGCGCCTGGTGAAGGCGCAGAACGCGATGGTGGTCGGCTGGCTCGCCGAGGCCGAAGGCCAGCTCGCCGAGGCCGAGAAGGGCGGCGACGCGGGGCTCACGCTGCTGCGAGTCCAGCGCGCTTCGCCCAAGCACAAGCGCTTCCTCAAGCTGCTTTCCGAGCAGCCTGGGGTCAAGAAGCTGATCACGACCACCGAGCTCGAGTACCTGCGCGACAAGCGCATGCACGAGGTCGACGAGGCGCTGCTCTACGCCATCGACGAGAGGAACCGCAACGTCGATCTCCTGGAGCGCGGCCGCGAGCAGATGTCGCCGCAGGATCCCGAGCGGTTCGTGGTGCCCGACCTCACCGGGCAGCTGTCGGCGCTGGAGGGCGACGAGGAGCTCGATCCAGCCGCCAAGGTGCAGCGCCGGGACGAGATCTACCGGGCGTACGCCGCCAAGAACGAGAAGATCCACAACGTCCAGGCGCTGCTGAAGGCCTACTCGCTGTACGAGCGCGACGTCGAGTACGTGGTGCAGGACGGCAAGGTCCTGATCGTCGACGAGTTCACCGGCCGGCTGATGCCGGGCCGCCGCTACTCCGAAGGCCTTCACCAGGCGATCGAAGCCAAGGAGGGAGTGAGGGTCGAGGGCGAGACCCAGACGCTGGCCACGATCACGCTGCAGAATTTCTTCCGCATGTACGAGAAACTCGCCGGGATGACCGGAACGGCGGAGACGGAATCGCGCGAGTTCTGGGAGATCTACAAGCTCGACGTCTCGATCATTCCCACCAACAAGCCGATTCACCGCGCCGATCACGACGACGTCGTCTACCGGACCAAACGCGAGAAATACAACGCGCTGCTCGAGGAGATCGCGAGCTGCCACGAGCGCGGGCAGCCCGCGCTGGTCGGCACGATCAGCGTCGAGGTCAGCGAGCTGCTGTCGCGCATGCTCAAGCGCCGCGGCATCAAGCACAACGTCCTCAACGCCAAGTACCACCAGCAGGAGGCCGAAATCGTCGCCTCCGCCGGGCAGCGCGGATCCGTCACCATCGCCACCAACATGGCCGGCCGCGGGACCGACATCAAGCTCGGCGCCGGTGTCGCCGATCTCGGAGGCCTGCACATTCTCGGCACCGAGCGTCACGAATCGCGGCGCATCGACCGGCAGCTGCGCGGACGCGCGGGACGACAGGGCGATCCGGGCTCGTCGCGCTTCTACCTCTCGCTCGAAGACGATCTCATGCGCTTGTTCGGCAGCGAGCGCATCTCCGGCCTGATGCAGCGCATGGGCGTCGAGGAAGGAGAGGTGATCGAGCACCCCTGGGTGACCAGCTCGATCGGGCGCGCCCAGAAGCGCGTCGAGGCCCACAACTTCGACATCCGCAAGCACCTGCTCGAATACGACAACGTGATGAACCAGCAGCGCACCGTCGTGTACGAGATGCGCAACAAGGCGCTGACCAGCGAGGACATGAGCGAGACGGTGCTCGACGCCATCGAGGACGTGGTCCGTGATCGCATCGCCAAGATCACCGGCGGCGCGGAGGCCCATCGCGAGGAGTGGAATCTCAAGTCGCTGGCCGACGAGCTGTCGTTCCTGCTGATGCGGCCGATCGCGCTCACCGACCTCGAGACCACGGACTACGAGGAGCTCGAGGAGAAGGTCGTCGCGTCCGCCGAGGCCGCCTACCGGGCGCGCGAGACCGAATTCGGCGCTCCGGTGCTGCGCGATCTCGAGCGCCATCTGTACCTGTACACGCTCGACGAGCACTGGCGGGATCATCTCTACGAGCTCGATCACCTCAAAGGCGGCATCGGCCTGCGCGCCTACGGGCAGCGCGATCCGCTGATCGAGTACAAGAAGGAAGCGTTCAACCTGTTCGATACGCTGCTGCGCGAGACCAACGAGGACTTCGTCCAGCGCTTCTTCCGCGTCCAGCTGGTGCCCGAGGCGGAAGCCATGGTCGAGCGCCGCCCTTCGCCGCGACGGATGGTCGAGCAGCACGCGGCCGCGGAAGCATTCGGCGGAGGGCTCCCGGCCGAGGGCGCGGAGGCGAGCGAGACGCGGGCGCCGCGGGCGGCGCCGGCGCCAGCGGCCACGGTTCGAGCCGCGCCGAGGGTGGGGCGCAACGATCCCTGTCCGTGCGGAAGTGGGAAGAAGTACAAGAAGTGCCACATGCCCATCGATCAGGGCGTCGGGAGTGGAGCATGA